The proteins below come from a single Methanosarcinales archaeon genomic window:
- a CDS encoding cytochrome c maturation protein CcmE yields the protein MNKKSKTILSVIALVAVVAYLTFTGMGNSINEYIEITELKNGGFNGKLVNVNGSVVNDTITWDPGETELTFEMTDGQDTMDVYYKGNIPNSFAADIPVVVQGQYSDGLFTARNILVKCPSKYEADIQE from the coding sequence ATGAATAAAAAAAGTAAAACCATCCTCAGCGTTATTGCACTCGTTGCAGTGGTAGCGTACCTTACATTCACTGGAATGGGTAATTCTATCAACGAATATATTGAAATCACTGAACTGAAAAATGGTGGTTTTAATGGGAAACTGGTCAATGTAAACGGAAGTGTAGTTAATGATACAATCACCTGGGACCCGGGAGAGACAGAACTCACTTTCGAAATGACTGATGGTCAGGACACCATGGATGTATATTACAAAGGGAATATCCCCAACAGTTTCGCAGCAGATATTCCTGTAGTAGTACAGGGGCAGTATTCAGATGGCCTTTTTACAGCAAGGAATATTCTTGTAAAATGTCCGTCCAAATATGAAGCAGATATTCAGGAATAA